A stretch of the Corynebacterium maris DSM 45190 genome encodes the following:
- a CDS encoding DUF4265 domain-containing protein produces the protein MTGPEPSARTIILTRVDVPGVDTEELAADDLGEGQFVIRSIPFVDTHLALGDIVACVRVDGRWCVDSVTARGGNSTLRVLPGAVDVVSPLEQLGCRVETGPAGLIAVNVGPDAPVSGIGEWLTGLAAEGLIDVSPGYLASRE, from the coding sequence ATGACAGGCCCTGAGCCGAGCGCCCGCACCATCATCTTGACCAGGGTCGATGTGCCGGGCGTCGACACGGAGGAACTCGCCGCGGACGACCTCGGCGAGGGACAGTTCGTAATCCGGTCGATCCCGTTCGTCGACACGCACCTGGCGCTGGGCGACATCGTCGCCTGCGTGCGTGTCGACGGCCGCTGGTGCGTGGACTCCGTCACCGCCCGCGGCGGGAACTCCACCCTGCGGGTGCTGCCCGGAGCCGTCGACGTCGTCTCTCCGCTGGAGCAACTCGGTTGCCGGGTCGAGACCGGCCCCGCCGGGCTGATCGCCGTCAATGTCGGACCCGACGCCCCGGTCAGCGGCATCGGGGAATGGCTCACGGGCCTCGCCGCGGAGGGGCTGATCGACGTGTCGCCCGGCTACCTGGCGTCACGGGAGTGA
- a CDS encoding sulfurtransferase yields MTTVVSAHQLNDAIYQGKNNVVLASLWNDADVTGYARYRSMHIPTAQFCEPQSALVGVPGSQQGRNPLPAVPHLQRAIQTWGLRTGRPVTVYDEGRGLFASRAWWILRWAGVEDVRILDGGLKHWEAAGFDSVGGPGNLGTRANVTVRPGQMPVATVDDVRARQDAPLIDFREPNRFLGRREILDLKAGHIPGAVNLPVWTLMNDDNTFRSPEEIRAHFARVGITEDNAASAIVYSGSGIHSSLGLAAMGHAGLPFAAHFVGGWSLWSANRANPIARGD; encoded by the coding sequence ATGACCACAGTGGTTTCCGCTCATCAACTGAACGACGCCATCTACCAGGGCAAGAACAACGTCGTGCTCGCCTCCCTCTGGAACGACGCCGACGTCACGGGTTACGCCCGCTACAGGTCGATGCACATCCCCACCGCCCAGTTCTGCGAACCCCAATCCGCGCTCGTCGGCGTCCCCGGCTCACAACAGGGCCGCAACCCGCTGCCCGCGGTGCCGCACCTGCAGCGCGCCATCCAGACGTGGGGGCTGCGCACCGGCCGGCCCGTCACCGTCTACGACGAGGGCCGCGGGCTGTTCGCCAGCCGGGCGTGGTGGATCCTGCGCTGGGCGGGCGTCGAGGACGTCCGCATCCTCGACGGCGGCCTGAAGCACTGGGAGGCGGCCGGATTCGACTCCGTCGGCGGCCCCGGCAACCTGGGTACCAGGGCGAACGTCACCGTCCGACCGGGGCAAATGCCCGTGGCCACCGTCGACGACGTCCGCGCACGGCAGGACGCTCCCCTGATTGATTTCCGTGAACCCAACCGCTTCCTCGGCCGCCGCGAGATCCTCGACCTCAAGGCGGGCCACATCCCCGGGGCCGTCAACCTGCCGGTGTGGACGCTGATGAACGACGACAACACCTTCCGCTCCCCGGAGGAGATCCGCGCCCACTTCGCCCGCGTCGGAATCACGGAGGACAACGCCGCCTCCGCCATCGTCTACTCGGGTTCCGGCATCCACTCTTCCCTGGGCTTGGCGGCGATGGGGCACGCCGGCCTGCCGTTCGCCGCGCACTTCGTCGGCGGTTGGTCGCTGTGGTCGGCGAATCGGGCCAACCCGATCGCGCGCGGCGATTAA